DNA sequence from the Oceanibaculum indicum P24 genome:
CCCGGATCGTGAAACAGCCGCTTCACGTTCGCCGCAATATCCCAGTCGATGCAGGGCAGGCCGCCCGGCCACCCCGCCGCCTGATAGGCTGGGCGGCGCGAGGCGTTGACCTCCCCCACATGCCTTGCATTACCGCTCTTGTCCGCCCATGCGCTGACCGCGCCGGCATCCACCGACACCGCCGAATCGTCGGCGGCATCCAGCCACAGCGCCAGATCACCCTGCTGCAGCGGCGTCCACAGATCGCCCGTCTCCGGGCTTTCCACCGGATGCGGACCGGTGGGTACGCTGTAGCTTTCACCGGTATAGCGCGCCACCCCTTTGGTCACCCGCACATCTTCCAGATGGCAGGGCTCACCAAGATGTGAGGTGCCATCAAAACCGCCGACCGAGAAGGGCGCCACGCCGCTGCGGATCACATCGCCGTTGGACATCTCCCCCAGCTTCACCCCATCAGCATAGAGGCGGAAGGTACCCGCCTCCCTTGTCACCGCGACATGCCGCCAGGTTCCTTCGATCGGCGTGTGGTCAAGATTCAGCGACATAAAGCTGTTCGACTGGTTGTAATAGACGAAGGTCAGCTTGGAATCCTGCTCATACAAACCCCAGCTCGCCGCCGTTGCCTTTGTGCCCGATCCCCATTTAGCGGCGATCCACCTGTTGCCAGAACCGGCACCGCGCCGATACCAGGCCTCCACCGTAAAGTCGCCAGCCCCGAAATCGAACGCCACGGCATTGTCGCAACGGAAATAGCTCTGCGCTCCGATCGACAGCGAGGCCGTGCCGAACTGCTTCACCGCCGTATCCAGTGCCGCCGTGCTGCCGATGCGGGTAAAGCTGCGCCAGGAATTCTTTACATCCACCAGAGTGGTGGAGGCTTCTTCCCCATCCATCGGCATCGAGAGCGAGACCATCTCCCAGGATGGATCACCGGACGGCGGCACGGTCAGATCACCGGCCAGCGTCAGGCCGCCCTGCAAACCACCGGCAAGATGACGCGCCACCAGCGCCGTGCCTTCCAGGGAAATGCCACCGGCCAGGTTACCGGCCAGACGTTTTTCAACCCGCAGGGCGCCGGCCATTGCCAGCGTGCCGGTGATCGTGCCGGACAGCGCGGCACCGGCGCCCGCCAGCCGCCCGGTCAGCAGCAGCGCACCATGCAGTGCGCCGGCCAACAGGACATCGCCGCGCGTCTTCAGATCGCCGGTCATCGCCAGGCCACCGGTAAGCACGCCAGCAAGCCGCTTCTCCACCCGCAGATTACCGGCCAGAGTCGCGGCAAGGGCCAGATGGCCGGACAGCTCAACCAGCAGCGGCACAGTACCGCCGCGCGTGCAGCGCAGCAGCAAGCCTTCCCGGCGGCCGATCTCGGTCACCGATTCGATATCATAGGCCGCACCGTCCAGCACCAGCCGCAGTTCCGGGCCGATGCCGGCACGCCAGCGGATAGTGATCTCGGTCGTGACTTCCGACTGCACGGCATCAGCGGCGAAGAATTCCCGCCCGGACAGATCGCGCTTGCTGGCCCAGACCGTGGCGACCTCCTGCCAGCTGACCACCTCCGCCAGATAGGCGTCGCGCGACACCGCCTTGCGCTCGATCCGCAGGCGCCGGTCCAGCTTCCCCGCCTGCAGCGCCATCAGCGGAATCCCCAGATGCGCAGCTTGCCAACCAGAGCCTGCACCGACAGCGGCATGGAATTGACACTGCCGGCGACAGTCACCGGCTCGCGCTGCGCATACCAGTGCGCGACCAGGAACCGCAGCAGATGCTTGTAATCCTCTGGCACCGCTGCCGCGTCGCCGAAGCCGGCGGTGTAGGTAATGGTGACGGCGGCCGGCTGGCAGCGCGTCGCCGGCCAGGTCAGGCCATAGGCCGGGCGCACCTCGCCCGGTTCCCGGTTGGTCAGCACCTGATAGGCCGCCGCATCCAGCACCTGTTCAACGCCCGCCGGGTCGATATAGGCAATCTCCGTCACGTCACGCAGCGGCGGCAGCGGCAGACGGATCATACCGCCGCCGGAAGGAAAGCCGCCATCCAGCTGTACCGCCCAGTCCTGTGCCACCAGCGCCCGGCCCAGCACACCATCGCGACCGTCGATATAGGCCATTGCGGTGGACAGGTAGGATTCGATCACCGCGTCATCATAGGCACCATCGACGCGCAGGTGTTCCTTCAGGGCGGCGATGGTCAGCGGTAGCTCGGCTGGTGGCGCAACCGGGATAAGATGCATCTTGCCCTCTATTGGAAAGGGCCGCCGCCCGTCACCGGGAAGCGGCCCTGTTCATCCAGTCCGGGTGCCTACGCGGCCGGCGGTTCGGCGACGGCTGCGGTGCCAGACTTCTTTTTGCCCGTGCCCTCCACCGCCCATTTGGCGCGAAGGAACTCATCCGCCAGAGCGTCGGGCATGTCCTCATAGGTCACACCCTTCTCGTAGGTATTGACCGTCGCGCCATCCGGGCTGCCCGGCTTGGTCTCGGTCATGGTGATCGTCTTGGTCGCCATTTGTATGTCCTCGCTGGCGGGCCAGCCCGCCTGTAGGAATTACGGGATATGGTTGCCGTCAGGCCACCGGGCGCTGGTGCGGATGGCCCAGAACCACCGAGGCCGAAGCCGCGATGGAGGTGCCGCCATTCTTGGTCAGCACCGCGCGCAGATAACGCTTGGGGCCGGCATAGCCGACGCGCGTCACACCGTTTGCCGTCAGGATCACCGGGAAGTCGCCCAGCAGATCGGCGGCTTCCACATCGGTGAAATCGCCGCCCGTGGTGGTGTCGCTGTGCTGCAGCTTCGGCGTGAAGTCGCCAGCGCCGGCGATGGCACCGGTCTGCACCAGCACCATGGCGGAATCGAAACCACGCGTATCGACGATCTCGCCGGTGACGCTGTCGGCATGGACGGCCGGGCGCACCGATTCGGCGGCGCCCAGATTATTGCGAAGGTCTCGCAGGGACATTGTCCTATCCTTTCAATGATCGCGAGTGACAAGGGCAAAAGCAGAAGGGGCGGAGTGCCTCGGCAACCCGCCCCTTCTCGTGTCTTTTGATCCGGCTGGGATCAGCTGCCGAAGCGCAGGAACTTCATCGCCTCGAAGCTGGTGGCGCCGCCGCCGACCCGCTTGGTCGTGTAGAACTTCACGAACCCCTTCTGGGTCAGCGGATCGCGCAGCACCCGGATGCCAACCCGGTCCACGATGGTGTAGGTCTCGCGGAAATCACCGAAGGCGATGGACAGCGCATTCGCGGAGATCGCCGGCATGTCCTCGGCTTCCACGATGGGATAGCCCAGCAGCAGGCCGCCCTGGCGGGCCTCGAAGTTCGGCTGCCAGAGGTAACGGTCCTCTTCGTCCTTCAGCTTGCGCACCGCAGCCACCGTATTCCGCGACATGCAGAAATTGGCGTTGTTGCGCCATGCCGCCTTCAGGCTGAACACCAGGTCGATCAGCGCGTCGCCGGGATTGGCCGCCGGCCAGGCACCGGACTGGCCGGTGTTGATATGCTCGAAGGTACCCCAGGGGCGCGTGGCATCCGCCGTCGCCGCCGTGGCATAGGTCAGCAGACCGCGCGGGCGCTTGTCGCCGGTGCCGGCAAAGAAGGACGTGGTCTCCGTCCGCGCCATCTTGTCCGACGCCTTGTCCGCCAGCCAGCCCTCGATATCCCAGGCCGAATCGTCCAGCAGCTTCTGCGTCGCTTTCGGCTGGGCAAACACCTCATGCACCGGGATCGCCCACATGCCAAGACCCGGCGTCGCCGTGTCCTGCCGGGTCTCGGTCTCGCCAACCCAGCCGGCCTCGGCTTCCTCCAGATCGTTGAAGCCTTCCAGCCGGTCGGTGCCGATGGTGGTGACGAAGGCGAGCTGCCGCATCGGGCTGGTCTCGTAGATGCGCGTCATGATGCGGTCGCTCATGGTCGGCATCACGGTATAGCCGCCAGCCGGATCGGACCCGACGCTCATCTGCGCCAGGACGGCGGAGGGGGTGGACTGGCCGCGCCGCAGATAAGTGTTCAGCGACGGACCATAGGCCCGGAAATCCTCGGCACTGACATCCTGGCCGGTATCGCGGCGGAAGCTGGCCAGCGCCTTGACCTCGTCGGCATTACCATCGCCGCCGCCGATCTGTGCCGCCGCCTGCTTGGTCGCGAGATCGGCCAGCTGCGCCTGCAGGTCGCTGATGCTTGCGTTGATGCGGTCCACCTTTTCCGACTGCACCGCATCGGTAAGCCCCTTCTTCAGGTCGGCAAGTTCCTTGTCATTTGCCGCCTTGAATTCCTCGAAAGCGGTCTTGATGTCCGCCATCAGCTTCTTCGCCTCGGCGCCCGTCGCATCCGCGCGGACACCACCAAGGATCGTGCCGCGACCCTTGCGGCTGTGAATATCCATCATGCCCATCTGGGCCTCCTACGATTTGAGAGTAGCGATGACCGACCGGAGGTCGGCCACGAGATCGCCAGCGCCAGGCATGGCGGAGGCGGCAGCGCCTGGCGTGCCGCGAAAATCCTTCATCAGGCTGCGCCGCTCGGAACGCGGCAGGCCGGCTTTCGCCAGCACCAGATCGAGGCGCCGGGCTGCGGACTGGGCCGCAGCTTCCTCCGGTTCGGCCGTCACCTGATCAGCCGGCAGGTAATCGTCGGCGAAGCCCTGTTCGATGGCGGCAACGCCACCAATCCAGGTCTCCGCATCCATCATCGCCGCGATGGCATCCTTGTCCTGGCCGCTGCGGCTGGCATAGACATCGGCCATCGCCGCGTCGAACGGTTCCAGCATGGCCGCGATCTCGGTGAAGTAGTGCCGGTCGCCGCACGCACAGACCCAGGCATTGTGAATCATCAGGAAGCCGGACCTGGCGATCAGCACATTGTCGCCCGCCATTGCGATGACGCTGGCGGCGCTGGCGGCATAGCCCACGATCTTGACCGTGACTTCCGCCGGATGCTGGCGCAGCAGATTGTAGATGGCGATGCCCTCGAACATGTCACCGCCGGGCGAATTGATCGAGACCGTCACCGGCTTGTTGCCGATCTGGCGGAGGGTGGCGGCGACCGAGGCGGCAGTGATGCCATCGCCCCAGAAATCGGCGCCGATCACGCCATAGATATTGATGATGGATTCGCCCTCCGTGTCGGCGGCGCGGATCTCCGCCGGCCATTTGGCAAGGGCGGAAACCGGGGCTTCCCATGTCAGACCATCGATCTGCAGGGCCTGAATCTTCGGCAGCTGGCGCAAGCTCATTGCACGCGATCCTCTTCATGGTCATGCTGGCGATCACCAGCGGCCGTGCCGGACGGAAGGCCCGCCGTGTTTGGCGGGTCGTAATACACACCGCCCGCCCCGTCCGCGCGGGGGTTCTCGTCTTCAAGTGCGCGCACTTCATCGGGGCTGTACACACCCCACTGCAGCGCCTGCACATAGGCGCCCCAGCGGTTCTTCACGTCGCCGCGCAGCAGGCCGGCCGTCGAGAAGCGCGCATCCATGGTCTCGGCCTCGGAAGCCGACATCAGATCGCGCTTGATCGATTCTTCCCAGGTGCGCAGCCAGTCGGCCAGGGTGTAGGTAACGAAGCCGATATTCTGCTGTTCGATACCGCTGCCCCAGCTGGTGCTCTTCTCGGTCGCGCCGATCAGGTGCGGCGGCACACCGAAGAACATGGCGATGTCGTACCGCTGGAAGTCACGGGTCTGCAGGAACTGCGCGTCCTCCGCCGACATGGCCAGCGCCTCCGCCTTCATCCCCTCTTCCAGGATCATGTATTTGTGCGCGTTCTCCGCGCCGCCATGCTTCTCCGCCAGCGAGTCGCGCAGCCGGTTATAGGCCGGCTCGGTCAGCGTGCTGGGGTGGGTGAACACACCGCCGGCCAGCGTGCCATCCTTGAACAACCGGGCGGCCACATGTTCCGCCTGGATCGACAGGCCCAGCGCCTCACGCATGCAGGACATCACCGACAGGCCGCGCCAGCCATCCAGTGACAGACCGCGCAGATGCAGCATATCGGCCTGCGTCAGGGTAAGGCTCTGCCCGTCCGGCCGGGTGACATGATAGCGAATACTCATGTCGGACATCTGTTCCGGCCTCACCCTGTCCGGGTGCAGCGGAATCAACCCGACCAGCCGGCTGCCAGCCATAACCTTGCGGGCGTACCCATTGCCGCGCAGCAGCATCTGCGCCTGCATCATCTGGCGGAATTCCTTCGGCGTCTGCCAGGTATTCGGGCGCACGGTCAGAACATGGCGCAGCGGATGCCCGACCGCAGGGCGCCGGACCTTCTCCGATTCCCGGATCACCAGGTCAAGCGGCATCCAGGATACCGCGCCGCAGATGATCTGGGTGCAACGCCAGGCGGCTGCGACGCGCATAGTAGAGGATTCGGTGACGGAAACTCCCGAGGTTGTTGCCATGCTGCCACCGATGCGCAGGAAATCCCGCATATCTTCCGGTGACATATTGGTCAGGTCGAAGCGCTGCGCCGTTGCCTTTGGGGCCATCCCAAGGGCAGCGCGCAGCCAGCTCGTCAATGCCATGCTTTCTGTCCTCGATCAGACCATCAGAATGCCGCGGCCCTCGTACACAGACGGGCCTTTCGGCGCTTCGGCACCAGGCGTAATCGCCCGGCCCAGCGCCATGATGCCGGCGGATATGCCGTCGATCCGGCCACGGCTGCGGCCCTTCGCCGGCATCTTGTTCTTGTTGTCGTCGGTCTTGCAGACCAGGTTGGCCGCCATCAGCTGCAGCACTGGATTGCCGCCATGTTCGAGCTTGGCGTCCAGCACCATGTCCAGGAATTCCTTGGTCGGGTGCGAAT
Encoded proteins:
- a CDS encoding head-tail connector protein, which produces MHLIPVAPPAELPLTIAALKEHLRVDGAYDDAVIESYLSTAMAYIDGRDGVLGRALVAQDWAVQLDGGFPSGGGMIRLPLPPLRDVTEIAYIDPAGVEQVLDAAAYQVLTNREPGEVRPAYGLTWPATRCQPAAVTITYTAGFGDAAAVPEDYKHLLRFLVAHWYAQREPVTVAGSVNSMPLSVQALVGKLRIWGFR
- a CDS encoding phage head closure protein, which produces MALQAGKLDRRLRIERKAVSRDAYLAEVVSWQEVATVWASKRDLSGREFFAADAVQSEVTTEITIRWRAGIGPELRLVLDGAAYDIESVTEIGRREGLLLRCTRGGTVPLLVELSGHLALAATLAGNLRVEKRLAGVLTGGLAMTGDLKTRGDVLLAGALHGALLLTGRLAGAGAALSGTITGTLAMAGALRVEKRLAGNLAGGISLEGTALVARHLAGGLQGGLTLAGDLTVPPSGDPSWEMVSLSMPMDGEEASTTLVDVKNSWRSFTRIGSTAALDTAVKQFGTASLSIGAQSYFRCDNAVAFDFGAGDFTVEAWYRRGAGSGNRWIAAKWGSGTKATAASWGLYEQDSKLTFVYYNQSNSFMSLNLDHTPIEGTWRHVAVTREAGTFRLYADGVKLGEMSNGDVIRSGVAPFSVGGFDGTSHLGEPCHLEDVRVTKGVARYTGESYSVPTGPHPVESPETGDLWTPLQQGDLALWLDAADDSAVSVDAGAVSAWADKSGNARHVGEVNASRRPAYQAAGWPGGLPCIDWDIAANVKRLFHDPGVAGQDYRINFVVAVWDDPAGTFPTYNALFGGYAQAGLNSGVCLAVASGGTSWFTGGAGAWHAGQTFHNGAAAADLTAMPLIQSPFIVRADSAAATNAQGVTIGNNRNYISNNYGWRGRVAEVVSVSVAISLADKQRIEGYLAHKWGIALEAGHPYESAPPII
- a CDS encoding phage portal protein: MALTSWLRAALGMAPKATAQRFDLTNMSPEDMRDFLRIGGSMATTSGVSVTESSTMRVAAAWRCTQIICGAVSWMPLDLVIRESEKVRRPAVGHPLRHVLTVRPNTWQTPKEFRQMMQAQMLLRGNGYARKVMAGSRLVGLIPLHPDRVRPEQMSDMSIRYHVTRPDGQSLTLTQADMLHLRGLSLDGWRGLSVMSCMREALGLSIQAEHVAARLFKDGTLAGGVFTHPSTLTEPAYNRLRDSLAEKHGGAENAHKYMILEEGMKAEALAMSAEDAQFLQTRDFQRYDIAMFFGVPPHLIGATEKSTSWGSGIEQQNIGFVTYTLADWLRTWEESIKRDLMSASEAETMDARFSTAGLLRGDVKNRWGAYVQALQWGVYSPDEVRALEDENPRADGAGGVYYDPPNTAGLPSGTAAGDRQHDHEEDRVQ
- a CDS encoding head maturation protease, ClpP-related, with protein sequence MSLRQLPKIQALQIDGLTWEAPVSALAKWPAEIRAADTEGESIINIYGVIGADFWGDGITAASVAATLRQIGNKPVTVSINSPGGDMFEGIAIYNLLRQHPAEVTVKIVGYAASAASVIAMAGDNVLIARSGFLMIHNAWVCACGDRHYFTEIAAMLEPFDAAMADVYASRSGQDKDAIAAMMDAETWIGGVAAIEQGFADDYLPADQVTAEPEEAAAQSAARRLDLVLAKAGLPRSERRSLMKDFRGTPGAAASAMPGAGDLVADLRSVIATLKS
- a CDS encoding phage major capsid protein, giving the protein MGMMDIHSRKGRGTILGGVRADATGAEAKKLMADIKTAFEEFKAANDKELADLKKGLTDAVQSEKVDRINASISDLQAQLADLATKQAAAQIGGGDGNADEVKALASFRRDTGQDVSAEDFRAYGPSLNTYLRRGQSTPSAVLAQMSVGSDPAGGYTVMPTMSDRIMTRIYETSPMRQLAFVTTIGTDRLEGFNDLEEAEAGWVGETETRQDTATPGLGMWAIPVHEVFAQPKATQKLLDDSAWDIEGWLADKASDKMARTETTSFFAGTGDKRPRGLLTYATAATADATRPWGTFEHINTGQSGAWPAANPGDALIDLVFSLKAAWRNNANFCMSRNTVAAVRKLKDEEDRYLWQPNFEARQGGLLLGYPIVEAEDMPAISANALSIAFGDFRETYTIVDRVGIRVLRDPLTQKGFVKFYTTKRVGGGATSFEAMKFLRFGS